In Chitinophaga oryzae, the sequence TTTTTGTCAGGGTTGTATGTTTGCCTGAAATGCAACTCGTTGGTAAAACACAGCCATGCTATGAGCACCACGAAGGCCACATATATCCACAGTTCCTGGCGGCCGGGAGGCCGGGGCGCTTTTTTGCCTTTGGCAACAGGCACATCGAACATTGCCCACCAGTGATTGAAGCCGTATACGCAGATCACCGCGGCAAACGGCGCCAGGGTGATCAGGTTGCGCAACGCTCCGCCGGACTGCCCCAGGTCCATGAACACGGCAAAACAAACATACACCAGAAAGCCAACGGTAAACTGCAGGAGGATAAAGTAGTCGGAGAACATCTTCTTTAAGTGCTCCAGGTATCCCCATACAAAAAAGAAGAAAGCCACCGGCCCCAGCACATACACGTACTTACCGATGTGGTGCGTGAGACTGACGCGGTCATAACGGTTTTTCTTCTCCCCGCTGGCCAATACCTCCTGCACCAGCGCCAGCGGCTGACCGGTAAAAGCGTACAGGCCCAGCCACCACGCCACCAGCCCCGCTCCCAGCAATGGGATATACCGGTACATCCGTTGCTGCACCAACGGAAACAACCAGAAAGGCATAAACAGTACGCCTTCCGGGCGGGCCAGCGGCAGCAATCCTCCCACCAGCGCAAACCAGCCAAACTGTTTACGACAGAAAAAAAAGATCCCCAGGCAGATTAAAAAAGAGGCCAACGGCTCCGTCATGGCATCTCTCGAAATACCAAACAAAAATGTCTGGAACAACAGAAAAACCATGACGACGATCGCATTCGGCACACCCTTATATTTGAGTGCCTTGTACAGCAGGATACCCGATCCCGCTGTCATCAATACCATGGTCACAACCGCGCCCATTCTGCCAAACAGCTGTGCCGGGAGGTAAAACAGTGCTACAAACAACGGCCTGTTCCAGGAAGAAAAAAACTGTTTCGGATGATAGCGTGCGTCCTGTACGTTCAGGAAACGGCTGATGGCATCGTCGTCCCAGGTGTAGTTAGAGGACTGCGACCAAACCAGGGAGACCAGCACAAACACGAGCGCGCAGATCAGATAATCGTATTGTTGCCATTTTTTCATACCGCCTGTTTTTCTTCGTGATATTCCTGTTCTGTATTGATGTCCCAGATATTGTCCCTGCCGGCGATCCCCTGGATGATATTATCTACAGCCGTCATTGCTGTCAGCATAGAATGGTCTGCATTGTTGTATTTGTGCATACCGTTGCGGCCAACGAGATACAGGTTACTGATGGTATCTGTATAGGCCCTTAATTCATCGAACTGCTGATAAGTCCCAAAGTAAGCCGGATAGGTTTTCTTCATGCGTACGAGGGTGCTGTCGCGCACATGCTCCCGCCGGATAATGCCGATTTTCTCCAGTTCATCGATGCCAAAGTTAATAAAGCGCTGGTCATCCATACTCCAAAGGTCGTCCCCTTCGTTGCAGAAATACTCCAGTCCTATCCATACGCGATTGGGATCGTTGACCATAAAGGGGCTCCAGTTGTTGAAGATCTGTAACCGGCCTACTTTTACGTCGCTTTCCTGTATATAGATCCAGTTGTCTTTTATGAGGCCGTGTTCCTGTTCTATGACCAGCTTGTCCAGCAGCAGGCCTACCGTTACAAAATCGCGGTATTCCAGGCCGGCGGCAATATCGCGCACCCGTTGCGGTACCGGCCCGTCCATAGCCGCTACCAGGTCTTTTACGGGCATGGTAGAAAAATAGTAGTCGCCCTGAAAATGCTGCGTGGCGGTATCTACGCCGGCTACCCGGCCTTCTTTCATGCGGATGCCTTTCACTTCCTGGTGCAGGTGTATTTCCCCGCCCATGGCCTTGATCCGCTCCGCCACTTCCTCCCAGAGCTGCCCGGGGCCGAACTTGGGATACAAAAAACGCTCTATCAGGCTTGT encodes:
- a CDS encoding NAD(P)/FAD-dependent oxidoreductase, with protein sequence MTDKKTAIIIGAGPAGLTAAYELLTRTDIKPVILEMSGDIGGISKTVRYKGNRIDIGGHRFFSKSDRVMDWWLQVMPIGAPAEQVRIAYQQKERTLKMAAKQQAPQHPDLVMLIRDRLSRIYYQRKLFLYPLTLSVSTISKLGLFRLCRIMISYGYTRVFYRKAEKTLEDFFIKRFGKVLYKTFFKDYTEKVWGKPCHEIDAAWGHQRIKKLSVSKTIRHALQKLTASKAPADIHQKQTETSLIERFLYPKFGPGQLWEEVAERIKAMGGEIHLHQEVKGIRMKEGRVAGVDTATQHFQGDYYFSTMPVKDLVAAMDGPVPQRVRDIAAGLEYRDFVTVGLLLDKLVIEQEHGLIKDNWIYIQESDVKVGRLQIFNNWSPFMVNDPNRVWIGLEYFCNEGDDLWSMDDQRFINFGIDELEKIGIIRREHVRDSTLVRMKKTYPAYFGTYQQFDELRAYTDTISNLYLVGRNGMHKYNNADHSMLTAMTAVDNIIQGIAGRDNIWDINTEQEYHEEKQAV